The following are from one region of the Ignavibacteriales bacterium genome:
- a CDS encoding OsmC family peroxiredoxin — protein sequence MPIRKATAIWNGDLLKGDGTLKTETGTVNSKYSFTSRFEEGVGTNPEELIAAAHAGCFSMALSGGLAKAGFTEIKITTEDKVYIEKGSDGFSITKIEVFTEVEAQGIDEAKFQEIADATKKSCPVSRVLTGTEIILHAKLKV from the coding sequence ATGCCTATTCGTAAAGCAACAGCAATTTGGAATGGTGACTTGTTAAAAGGTGATGGCACTTTAAAAACTGAAACAGGCACCGTTAATAGTAAATATTCATTCACTTCAAGATTTGAAGAAGGAGTTGGTACTAATCCGGAAGAACTGATTGCAGCAGCACACGCGGGATGTTTTTCTATGGCACTATCCGGTGGATTAGCAAAAGCAGGGTTTACTGAAATAAAAATTACTACTGAAGATAAAGTGTACATTGAAAAGGGAAGTGATGGATTTTCCATTACAAAGATAGAAGTTTTTACTGAAGTAGAAGCACAAGGAATTGATGAAGCTAAATTCCAGGAAATTGCGGATGCAACAAAAAAAAGCTGTCCGGTTTCCAGGGTGTTGACTGGTACAGAAATAATACTTCATGCAAAATTAAAAGTATAA
- the hemW gene encoding radical SAM family heme chaperone HemW — MKESALYVHIPFCDHKCIYCDFYSIVTKDNVANYLGAITKEIINYSNEFQKGRNFTSIFFGGGTPSLMEPDYLGDLISCLKNYYPVSDDAEITLETNPGTVDKSKLKKIKEVGFNRISIGVQSFNDDELKFLTRIHDRQLALTTINDASEVGFENISIDLIFNIPGQTKDMWLRNLETAVSLPIKHISAYSLILEKGTILNKMVLDGKVELQDSDYEGEIYHLTMDYLNKKGFIQYEVSNYAKTGYECRHNNSYWHYKDYLSFGTSAHSFINGKRWWNFSSLKHYLLSIDEKGKAMANSEILTEEQMLSEYVMLALRSDGLNLNGLKEKFGDKWLNESMTNIKSLERKGLLHIKKDMITLTQKGYALCDKILEKIL, encoded by the coding sequence TTGAAAGAATCCGCCTTATATGTACATATTCCATTCTGCGACCATAAATGTATTTACTGCGATTTTTATTCTATTGTTACAAAAGATAATGTTGCAAATTATCTTGGTGCAATTACAAAAGAGATAATAAATTATTCTAATGAATTTCAGAAAGGAAGAAATTTTACTTCAATATTTTTCGGCGGTGGAACACCATCGCTGATGGAACCTGATTATTTAGGTGATTTAATTTCCTGTCTTAAAAATTATTATCCTGTTTCAGATGATGCCGAAATTACTCTTGAAACTAATCCCGGTACAGTTGATAAATCAAAACTTAAAAAAATTAAGGAAGTTGGATTTAATAGAATTAGTATTGGTGTGCAATCCTTTAATGATGATGAATTAAAATTTCTAACAAGAATACACGACAGACAATTAGCTTTAACAACAATCAACGATGCTTCGGAAGTCGGCTTCGAAAATATTAGTATCGATTTGATTTTTAATATCCCGGGGCAAACTAAGGATATGTGGCTTAGAAATCTGGAAACAGCAGTTTCTCTGCCCATCAAACACATCTCCGCTTACAGCTTAATCCTGGAAAAAGGAACGATCTTAAATAAAATGGTTCTTGATGGTAAAGTAGAATTGCAGGATTCTGATTATGAAGGAGAGATTTATCATTTAACTATGGATTACCTGAATAAAAAAGGATTTATCCAGTACGAAGTTTCTAATTATGCAAAAACAGGTTATGAATGCAGACACAATAATTCTTATTGGCATTACAAAGATTATCTTTCCTTTGGTACTTCTGCGCATTCATTTATAAACGGTAAAAGATGGTGGAATTTCTCCAGCTTGAAGCATTATCTTTTAAGCATCGATGAAAAAGGTAAGGCAATGGCAAACTCAGAAATATTAACCGAAGAGCAAATGTTAAGCGAATATGTAATGCTTGCGCTGCGCAGCGATGGACTGAATCTTAATGGGTTGAAAGAGAAATTTGGCGATAAATGGTTGAATGAAAGTATGACAAACATAAAATCACTTGAAAGAAAAGGTTTGCTTCATATTAAAAAGGATATGATAACACTTACACAAAAAGGTTACGCTTTATGTGATAAGATTCTGGAAAAGATTTTATAA
- a CDS encoding NUDIX domain-containing protein — translation MKKISCGILIYRIELKKLKLFLVHPGGPFFKNKDDGHWGIPKGEVHDGEDYLICALREVKEEIGIDFNGREFLPLGSIIQKNGKVVHAWACEENSDFKVDNSGSMVELQWPPLFGKKIRFPEIDQAQFFSVQDARKKIKAAQIKLIERLELHLQNLGLLE, via the coding sequence TTGAAGAAAATAAGTTGTGGAATTTTAATATATCGCATTGAATTGAAAAAATTGAAATTGTTTCTAGTTCACCCAGGCGGTCCATTCTTTAAAAACAAGGATGATGGACATTGGGGAATTCCTAAAGGTGAAGTGCATGATGGTGAAGATTATTTGATCTGTGCTTTGCGCGAAGTAAAGGAAGAAATTGGAATTGATTTTAATGGCAGAGAATTTCTACCACTTGGATCAATCATTCAAAAAAATGGCAAAGTGGTTCATGCCTGGGCTTGTGAAGAAAATTCTGATTTTAAAGTTGATAATTCCGGAAGTATGGTGGAACTTCAATGGCCCCCGCTTTTTGGTAAAAAGATTCGATTCCCGGAGATTGATCAGGCACAGTTTTTCTCAGTACAGGATGCAAGGAAAAAAATAAAAGCTGCACAAATAAAATTGATTGAGAGGTTGGAACTTCATTTACAGAATCTCGGATTGTTGGAGTGA
- a CDS encoding NAD(P)/FAD-dependent oxidoreductase has product MVTDEFHNNGKEKICIVGSGLVGSLLSILLTQLGFDIDIFDKRKDPRQDTLTRGRTIAMSISARGWKALKQAGIYDEVRKNANPKHSRMVHLCDGTIQTYKYGDGTQAINTINRKYLNITLINAAMATGKVNIYFEHECVNLNPDTGDIFLKDIKTDQSIQKNYTRIFGTDGIFSNVCELLTNKGLLNFTRTTLSYGYKELQIPANQLGDFALHGNSLHSWPRKDGVLVAFPTIEKEFVCTLFLPLDGENSLAAINSEATLMQYFNSNFPDVIPLMPNLKEDYFKNPASTLTTVNGSPWNYKDKVLLIGDASHAILPFYGMGMNIGFEDCTFFINLLKKNNLDFTRTFEMYSPLRKPDTDAMAELSFNNFNSIGASPDHTYQLKWELERKIWELFTGKWTPSYVLIAFTHTPLAKVIKIKERQDKILDDIVRSHDNIANLSGNCLKETIENYLSELSPVEVVT; this is encoded by the coding sequence ATGGTTACTGACGAATTCCATAATAATGGTAAAGAAAAGATTTGCATAGTTGGCTCCGGCTTGGTTGGTTCTTTACTATCAATTCTTTTAACTCAACTTGGATTTGACATTGATATTTTTGATAAAAGAAAAGATCCAAGACAAGATACTCTAACACGCGGTAGAACTATAGCAATGTCTATTTCTGCAAGAGGTTGGAAAGCATTAAAACAGGCTGGGATTTATGATGAGGTAAGGAAAAATGCAAATCCAAAACATAGTCGAATGGTTCATTTATGTGATGGGACAATACAAACATACAAGTATGGAGATGGCACGCAAGCCATCAATACCATAAATAGAAAATATCTTAACATTACTCTTATTAATGCTGCAATGGCAACCGGAAAGGTGAACATTTATTTTGAGCATGAATGTGTTAATTTAAATCCAGATACCGGTGATATTTTTTTAAAGGATATTAAAACTGATCAATCAATCCAAAAAAATTATACAAGAATTTTTGGTACTGATGGTATTTTCTCAAATGTATGCGAATTGCTTACTAATAAGGGTCTGTTAAACTTTACACGAACAACTCTTTCTTATGGTTATAAGGAATTACAAATACCTGCTAATCAATTAGGTGATTTTGCACTTCATGGTAATTCGCTTCATTCCTGGCCCAGAAAAGATGGAGTTCTTGTTGCATTCCCAACTATAGAAAAAGAATTTGTCTGTACATTATTCCTGCCGTTAGATGGTGAAAACTCACTTGCAGCAATAAACAGTGAGGCAACTTTAATGCAGTATTTTAATTCAAATTTTCCGGATGTCATTCCTCTTATGCCAAATTTGAAGGAGGATTATTTCAAGAATCCTGCTTCTACATTAACAACAGTAAATGGCTCACCCTGGAATTATAAAGACAAAGTTCTACTAATAGGGGATGCAAGTCATGCAATTCTTCCTTTTTATGGAATGGGAATGAACATTGGTTTTGAAGATTGTACTTTTTTTATAAATTTGTTAAAAAAGAATAACCTTGATTTCACCAGAACTTTTGAAATGTACAGTCCGCTTAGAAAGCCAGATACAGATGCGATGGCAGAATTATCATTTAACAACTTTAACAGCATCGGAGCCAGTCCGGATCATACTTATCAGTTGAAGTGGGAATTAGAAAGAAAAATTTGGGAACTGTTCACTGGAAAGTGGACACCATCCTATGTGCTAATTGCTTTTACACATACACCGCTGGCAAAAGTTATTAAGATAAAAGAAAGACAGGATAAAATTTTGGATGACATTGTCCGGTCCCATGATAATATTGCTAACTTATCCGGCAATTGCCTAAAGGAAACGATTGAAAATTACTTATCAGAATTATCTCCGGTTGAAGTAGTAACTTAA